In a single window of the Thunnus maccoyii chromosome 7, fThuMac1.1, whole genome shotgun sequence genome:
- the LOC121900415 gene encoding kallikrein-11-like, giving the protein MLLKMSSKAHFSNTVKPIGLTGQGDGSLPKSCIVSGWGATSSNKGHMSHRLMEANVTLSDEEQCVIENSYCSQGDRVWETLMVHCSMKMERHTGYCPTPPVHMEVAQKCTIMPRFLTIDTGSIHS; this is encoded by the exons ATGTTACTCAag ATGAGCTCCAaggcacatttcagcaacactGTGAAACCCATTGGTCTCACAGGTCAAGGTGACGGCTCTCTGCCAAAATCATGTATAGTCTCCGGCTGGGGCGCAACAAGCAGCAACAAAGGACATATGTCTCATAGACTCATGGAAGCCAATGTAACACTAAGTGATGAAGAGCAGTGTGTTATCGAAAACTCATACTGCTCTCAGGGAGACCGGGTGTG GGAGACGCTGATGGTCCACTGTTCTATGAAGATGGAAAGGCATACGGGGTATTGTCCTACACCTCCAGTCCACATGGAGGTGGCccaaaaatgtacaattatgCCAAGATTCCTGACTATAGATACTGGATCGATTCATTCATGA
- the LOC121900412 gene encoding mast cell protease 1A-like — protein MNIQCELVILILALTLDDQVHTGKIIGGHEAVPHSRPYMALLEMKMPSGKTKHCGGFLLNEDFVMTAAHCQAKSYTVLLGVHIYGEKTNGIQEIPVDQAFPRKDYNPTDFTNDIMLLKLSTKAHFSSTVKPISLTGQGDGSLPKSCIVSGWGTTGINKGHMSQSLMEANVTLSDGKQCVKENSYCSQGDIGPGVGDSGGPLVCEDGKAYGVVSSAFSPHGGGPKMYNYAKISDYRYWVDSFMKYNGKL, from the exons ATGAATATCCAGTGTGAACTTGTTATACTGATACTTGCGCTGACTCTTGATGATCAAG TTCATACAGGGAAAATTATTGGAGGTCATGAGGCTGTGCCACATAGCAGGCCCTACATGGCGCTTTTGGAGATGAAGATGCCAAGtggtaaaacaaaacactgtggtGGCTTTCTTCTAAATGAAGATTTTGTGATGACTGCAGCCCACTGTCAAGCCAA GTCCTACACAGTCTTACTAGGAGTTCACATTTACGGAGAAAAAACTAATGGCATACAGGAGATACCTGTGGACCAAGCATTTCCACGTAAGGACTACAATCCAACTGACTTCACAAATGACATAATGTTACTCAAG TTGAGCACCAAGGCACATTTCAGCAGCACTGTGAAACCCATTAGTCTCACAGGTCAAGGTGACGGCTCTCTGCCAAAATCATGTATAGTCTCCGGCTGGGGCACGACAGGCATCAACAAAGGACATATGTCTCAGAGTCTCATGGAAGCCAATGTAACACTAAGTGATGGAAAGCAGTGTGTTAAAGAAAACTCATACTGCTCTCAGGGAGACATTGGACCGGGTGTG GGAGACTCTGGTGGTCCACTGGTCTGTGAAGATGGAAAGGCATACGGGGTGGTGTCCTCCGCCTTCAGTCCACATGGAGGTGGCccaaaaatgtacaattatgCCAAGATTTCTGACTATAGATACTGGGTCGATTCATTCATGAAATATAATGGAAAGCTCTAA
- the LOC121900407 gene encoding uncharacterized protein LOC121900407 gives MHTHMHTLIDDAIAQLEKKQETANTQHVGTYAKYSTDAYAGMPTHTLLVHGKHVTFLVDSGATQSVIRADTFLTPPKMSGRYMKSVGASGDTVLEKYRFPLSCTDDVTGKFKHSLLLSNCCPINLMGRDVMCFLGICLVSTSKGVIVIRTSELEFPDTHVFVKYSPDTLLYVYERKLCTSAVTSVNTADVESSCTLTFNIDTDYMQPQDLHCTAHIHEGGDAEFEKRWFKDGCLSEKLTLSNMFWNKHRYAVSVTLPEQTKPKQIDESSPYFSFSDSGSNSLFDIPVSYPHVSNTGKENGKIWVHG, from the coding sequence atgcacacacatatgcacacactgaTTGATGATGCCATAGCTCAGTTAGAGAAGAAGCaggaaacagcaaacacacagcatgtaGGCACATATGCTAAATACTCAACTGATGCTTATGCAGGCATGCcgacacacacacttcttgtACATGGTAAGCATGTAACATTTCTTGTTGATTCTGGTGCAACACAATCTGTTATTAGAGCTGACACTTTTTTAACACCTCCAAAGATGAGCGGAAGATACATGAAGTCTGTAGGGGCGTCAGGTGACACAGTTCTGGAAAAATACAGATTTCCATTATCATGCACTGATGATGTTACAGGCAAATTTAAGCATTCATTATTGTTGTCAAACTGTTGTCCAATCAATCTAATGGGAAGAGATGTAATGTGTTTCTTGGGTATTTGTCTTGTTTCAACATCAAAAGGGGTTATTGTTATTCGAACAAGTGAACTTGAGTTCCCTGACACTCACGTATTTGTGAAATACAGCCCTGACACACTGCTTTATGTGTATGAACGCAAGCTCTGCACATCAGCTGTGACTTCCGTAAACACTGCTGATGTTGAGAGTTcatgcacactcacattcaACATAGACACAGACTACATGCAACCACAAGACCTACACTGCactgcacacatacatgaagGGGGAGATGCAGAGTTTGAGAAAAGATGGTTCAAAGATGGTTGTCTGAGCGAAAAGCTAACATTAAGTAACATGTTTTGGAATAAACACAGATATGCCGTTTCAGTGACCTTGCctgaacaaacaaaaccaaagcaAATTGATGAATCTTcaccatatttctctttcaGTGATTCAGGTTCCAATTCTCTTTTTGACATTCCTGTTTCATATCCACACGTGTCAAACACAGGGAAGGAAAATGGCAAGATTTGGGTCCATGGGTGA
- the LOC121900405 gene encoding general transcription factor II-I repeat domain-containing protein 2-like: MRAQMPRTLHSCSFFLRGVDDTFYITEELLDLQSLKGTTTGKDIFEAVSDSIDQAGLQWDKLCGITTDGAPAMTGEHKGMASLVCAKVRESGGEAVKMHCIIHQEALCAKTVQLGDVINTVVKTVNIIRARGLYHREFQAFLSDVDAEYGDLLYQSEVYWLSRGSVLQWFYSLRSNIGKFLKEKGRPLHELSDPLWLADLAFLVYLTGHLNTLNKRLQGKEQLVPQLYAHMKAFRAKLRLSESQLRNFNVAHFPTLTEIKSAFPNAKLSAKVGEYVSVITSLITEVTQRFQDFSVIEKEITLFVAPFSVDAEEVEESLQLELIEMQCDESLKNQHQLLSLPDFYRSLEKAKFPLIRRHAKQMMSLFGSTYICEQTFSLLTLNKSRLRTRMTDSLLGDILHISTTKLTPDVPALLQTKAQHHCSH; the protein is encoded by the coding sequence ATGAGAGCGCAGATGCCACGGACACTGCAcagctgttcattttttttgcGGGGAGTGGATGATACTTTTTACATTACGGAGGAACTGCTTGATCTTCAGAGTCTAAAGGGGACAACAACTGGGAAGGACATTTTTGAAGCTGTGTCAGATTCAATTGACCAGGCTGGACTTCAATGGGACAAGCTGTGTGGAATTACAACGGATGGGGCTCCAGCAATGACAGGCGAGCACAAAGGAATGGCATCTTTAGTATGCGCCAAGGTGCGGGAGAGCGGAGGTGAGGCTGTCAAAATGCACTGCATCATCCACCAAGAAGCCCTCTGTGCCAAGACAGTACAGCTTGGCGACGTGATAAACACAGTTGTGAAAACTGTCAACATAATTCGGGCACGAGGGCTTTACCACAGAGAATTTCAAGCATTCCTCTCTGATGTCGATGCTGAATACGGGGACCTACTCTACCAGTCTGAAGTGTATTGGCTCAGTCGCGGCTCCGTGCTGCAGTGGTTTTATTCCCTGAGATCAAATATCGGCAAGTTTTTGAAAGAAAAGGGCAGACCTCTGCATGAGCTCAGTGACCCTTTATGGTTGGCAGACCTGGCTTTTTTAGTTTATCTCACTGGTCATCTCAACACCCTGAACAAGAGACTACAAGGCAAAGAGCAGCTGGTACCACAGCTGTATGCACACATGAAAGCATTCCGTGCGAAGCTCCGTCTCTCCGAGTCACAACTGCGCAACTTTAATGTAGCGCACTTCCCAACACTGACTGAAATCAAATCCGCATTTCCAAATGCTAAGCTCTCTGCTAAAGTGGGAGAATATGTGTCTGTGATCACATCTCTCATTACAGAAGTCACTCAGCGCTTTCAAGATTTTTCTGTCATTGAGAAGGAAATCACACTGTTTGTGGCTCCGTTTTCGGTGGATGCAGAAGAAGTGGAGGAGAGTCTGCAATTAGAACTGATCGAAATGCAGTGTGATGAGTCTCTGAAGAATCAACATCAGCTTCTCTCCCTACCTGACTTCTACCGGAGCTTGGAAAAGGCCAAGTTTCCTCTGATAAGACGCCACGCAAAACAAATGATGAGTCTGTTCGGCTCAACATACATCTGTGAGCAGACATTCTCGCTGTTAACGCTGAACAAAAGCAGATTGAGAACCAGAATGACCGACAGCCTTCTCGGTGACATCCTTCACATCTCAACCACCAAACTTACTCCTGACGTGCCAGCTCTCCTTCAGACCAAAGCGCAGCATCACTGCTCCCACTGA